One window from the genome of Balaenoptera musculus isolate JJ_BM4_2016_0621 chromosome 3, mBalMus1.pri.v3, whole genome shotgun sequence encodes:
- the MYOG gene encoding myogenin: MELYETSPYFYQEPHFYDGENYLPVHLQGFEPPGYERTELSLSPEARVPLEDKGLGTPEHCPGQCLPWACKVCKRKSVSVDRRRAATLREKRRLKKVNEAFEALKRSTLLNPNQRLPKVEILRSAIQYIERLQALLSSLNQEERDLRYRGGGGPQPGVPSECSSHSASCSPEWGSALEFGPNPGDHLLTADPTDAHNLHSLTSIVDSITVEDVAVAFPDETMPN; encoded by the exons ATGGAGCTGTATGAGACATCCCCCTACTTCTACCAGGAACCCCACTTCTATGACGGGGAAAACTACCTGCCCGTCCACCTCCAGGGCTTTGAGCCACCGGGCTATGAGCGGACTGAGCTCAGCCTGAGCCCCGAGGCCCGAGTGCCCCTCGAAGACAAGGGGCTAGGGACCCCCGAGCACTGCCCAGGCCAGTGCCTGCCGTGGGCGTGTAAGGTGTGCAAGAGGAAGTCGGTGTCTGTGGACCGGCGGCGGGCAGCCACGCTGAGGGAGAAGCGCAGGCTCAAGAAGGTGAATGAGGCCTTTGAGGCCCTGAAGAGGAGCACCCTGCTCAACCCCAACCAGCGGCTGCCCAAGGTGGAGATCCTGCGCAGTGCCATCCAGTACATCGAGCGCCTGCAGGCCCTGCTCAGCTCCCTCAACCAGGAGGAGCGCGATCTCCGCTACCGAGGCGGGGGCGGACCCCAACCAGGG GTGCCCAGTGAATGCAGCTCCCATAGTGCCTCCTGCAGTCCAGAGTGGGGAAGTGCACTGGAGTTTGGCCCCAACCCAGGGG ATCACCTGCTCACAGCTGACCCTACGGATGCCCACAATCTGCACTCCCTCACCTCCATCGTGGACAGCATCACAGTGGAGGATGTCGCTGTGGCCTTCCCAGATGAAACCATGCCCAACTGA